The proteins below come from a single Cryptococcus gattii WM276 chromosome D, complete sequence genomic window:
- a CDS encoding uncharacterized protein (Similar to TIGR gene model, INSD accession AAW42044.1) gives MIYLGRANGDTVSLFELSIILLVAQNLIYTPTLVIHAGKLAPLTLNWGIISGDISTNSAHHLPIDPASRNTRDGNHEIAAKALRGNHGLGERKCTTILYGTTHVLHHCNAKHTLWAGKHVLLEKPVCLEVEELDELIKIVKRMSRFFMGNDAELCELASSSSFTPSRRSSSPVFSQAIKITDLTPFQPLPILAE, from the exons ATGATATATCTCGGGCGTGCGAACGGAGATACTGTCTCCTTATTTGAACTATCTATCATACTACTTGTCGCTCAAAACCTTATATATACACCAACCCTAGTTATACACGCGGGCAAACTGGCACCACTCACTCTCAACTGGGGTATCATCTCCGGCGACATTTCCACTAACTCTGCCCACCACCTTCCCATCGATCCAGCCTCCCGCAATACCAGGGACGGCAACCACGAAATTGCTGCC AAAGCTCTGAGGGGGAATCATGGGCTTGGGGA GAGGAAGTGTACAACGATCCTGTAC GGCACCACACATGTCCTTCATCATTGTAACGCCAAACACACTCTGTGGGCAGGTAAACACGTCCTCCTCGAGAAGCCTGTTTGTCTTGAAGTCGAAGAGTTGGACGAGTTGATCAAGATTGTAAAGAGGATGAGCCGTTTCTTTATGGG CAACGACGCAGAGCTGTGTGAACTCGCTTCCAGCTCATCGTTTACGCCGTCAAGGAGGTCATCAAGTCCGGTATTCTCG CAAGCCATAAAAATTACTGACTTGACACCATTTCAGCCTCTCCCGATTCTAGCCGAATGA
- a CDS encoding HPP family protein, putative (Similar to TIGR gene model, INSD accession AAW43742.1), which translates to MIIEDGFPNGPGVSQATVSPAMSPLLLYHSRPSPGAFGGILLIEAIMSTSTAFRDVYSSPIIITSFGASAVLLFGVIESPLAQPRNFIGGQFVSALVGTAITRLWVLNPRYQDYLDNTAFHGSTFVNGGLCMATALLAMVVLGMVHPPAGATALNAAVEPSVIFLSWRYLPVVLASALIMQGWAFIINNLGRRRYPVYWWSPAQVFVRPEVSKQEDDEEIALETLQEGPFRRGSRQYEFYTNSSGQSDITVAGAEGPEIGVPEP; encoded by the exons ATGATTATCGAAGACGGCTTCCCCAATGGACCTGGCGTTTCACAGGCTACCGTCAGCCCGGCGATGAGCCCCCTTCTCCTCTACCATTCCCGCCCTTCACCTG GCGCATTTGGAGGGATCCTTCTCATTGAAGCCATCATGTCCACCAGCACAGCTTTTCGCGACGTGTACTCCTCCCCTATCATCATTACGTCCTTCGGCGCGTCGGCCGTCCTCCTTTTTGGTGTCATCGAGTCACCGCTTGCTCAACCTCGCAATTTCATAGGCGGGCAATTCGTTTCGGCTCTGGTTGGGACTGCTATTACCAGACTCTGGGTCCTCAACCCACGTTACCAAGATTATCTGGACAATACTGCCTTTCATGGCAGTACTTTCGTCAATGGGGGACTTTGCATGGCAACCGCGCTCTTAGCGATGGTGGTCCTAGGAATGGTTCATCCACC GGCGGGGGCCACTGCGCTCAACGCTGCAGTGGAGCCCTCCGTCATTTTCTTGTCTTGGCGGTATCTACCCGTCGTCCTCGCGTCTGCCCTCATCATGCAAGGATGGGCCTTTATCATCAATAATCTGGGCCGTCGGCGCTATCCGGTCTATTGGTGGTCACCAGCGCAGGTATTCGTCCGACCTGAAGTCTCAAAACAGGAGGACGACGAAGAAATAGCGCTAGAGACGCTTCAAGAAGGCCCTTTTC GGAGGGGGAGCAGGCAGTACGAATTTTACACAAATTCATCCGGACAAAGCGACATCACCGTGGCTGGCGCCGAGGGTCCGGAAATTGGTGTTCCCGAGCCGTGA